In a genomic window of Mucilaginibacter sp. KACC 22063:
- a CDS encoding hybrid sensor histidine kinase/response regulator transcription factor produces the protein MTKTLFFLLINLLFIAGLKGQNLSAFQSGDTRNYALRSYTIHDGLPSGNITVALKGKNGYMWIGTDNGLCKFDGYTFKSLVNIPGNPNSISSNFINALAEDKNGKIWVGTMDGLNVLDPNTEKFERFYHDDRSKNTISNNKIFSIFADSDGVIWIGTDDGFNQYVAATRSFISYKPDPNNQFSIKGKSVNAIIEDDKRNLWLGNWSGGLNKFDKTSKHFISFPQAEIPHKKTANDIWNLYYDHKKGCIWVGTYWSGLFCFDPAKQRYTPFPSHDKTNVGAYSIDNVNDSTLAVGSNAGFYLINKNNNQWKKIGNANSSADGYVYNDHSGIIWLCGNEVLTKVDFTQYKFHFMPLSVKPGEVKSMLLQGTMLWLATNNGLYRFDLARKTAKLFQHSGDPNSISSNQVGKIYLDHEGTLWAATENGFDKFNSGNNRFIHHSHHSALGAFFNEDVFRDVLEVKPHEYWLATDAGLKIFDENKQQFKHYYNDEKNPGSIASNHVYNLAKDKKGNVWIGTSGNGVDRFDPTTGIFHHYSYNDKVPGSLSNNIVHCVFEDSKNNIWVCTADGLNRYIPESDSFITYSRKNGFASNVFNNIVEDNAGNLWINSAIGISKFTPQTSTVTNFDEGDGVFSHTIICKSKDGQIYLGSNEGMVIFDPAKINLNTNIPKIYFTDFQVFNKSVKPGDSSPLKKPIGVADTAFLTHDQNVFSIEFVALNFTHSEKNAYRYKLEGFDQKWISNNNQRRVTYTNLNPGTYIFNVVASNNDGVWNLNPRRLTIIISPPWYRTWWAYSIYAIILAGLIYLYLLYKDRQAKLKYEIQIAHYESEKEKELSERKLAFFTNISHEFRTPLTLIINPVKELLSNDKKEINASELNIVYRNARRLLGLVDQLLLFKKAESASDQLRISQVNIVELCNDVYLCFAHEAKRKHIELTFTTSADCLNIFADREKTEIVVFNLLSNAIKFTPKHGKISIRAEESEESVSITVEDTGPGISADIGDKLFDRFYQVSEPSGVYTQGFGIGLYLVKNFIERQKGMVTYHSEPGKGTTFTVTLQKGQSHLNGQLILNQHAPTSGFLKELLDSEINTDNQKPIKNTADEPAISELKTLLIIDDNQDIRDYLRQTFQSEYQVLEASNGEDGIKKANKHWPDIVICDVMMDGITGIEVCAALKGNMATAHVPVILLTASASNEIKLKGIEGGADDYISKPFDKDILKARVTGLLKSRNTLQQYFYNEITLNNNPQNISIEYKRFLESCIQIVEEHITDPAFNLQTLASELNMSYSGIYKKIKMISGQPANSFIRSIRLRKAAQLFVHSDLNIYETAYAVGIKDIKYFREQFKKVFDLKPSEYIKKYRKNFKSEMANHVSEKGKTNS, from the coding sequence ATGACAAAAACGCTGTTCTTCCTATTAATTAACCTGCTATTTATTGCTGGATTAAAGGGACAAAACCTTTCGGCTTTTCAAAGCGGAGATACAAGAAATTATGCGCTAAGATCATACACCATTCACGATGGCCTTCCGTCCGGCAATATTACGGTGGCGCTTAAAGGCAAAAACGGTTACATGTGGATTGGTACAGATAACGGGCTTTGCAAGTTTGACGGCTATACCTTTAAAAGCCTGGTGAACATTCCCGGCAACCCTAACAGTATCAGTTCAAACTTTATAAATGCCCTTGCCGAAGATAAAAACGGGAAGATATGGGTTGGTACAATGGATGGCCTAAATGTTTTAGACCCCAATACAGAAAAATTTGAAAGGTTTTATCATGATGACCGATCAAAAAACACCATCAGCAATAACAAGATCTTTTCAATTTTTGCTGATAGCGATGGTGTTATTTGGATAGGTACTGATGACGGTTTTAATCAGTATGTTGCAGCCACCCGATCTTTCATTTCCTATAAACCCGACCCTAACAACCAGTTTTCAATAAAAGGGAAATCAGTAAATGCCATAATAGAAGATGACAAAAGAAATCTGTGGCTTGGTAATTGGAGCGGCGGTTTAAACAAGTTTGATAAAACCAGCAAACACTTTATCAGCTTTCCACAAGCCGAAATACCCCATAAAAAAACGGCTAATGATATCTGGAACCTTTACTACGATCACAAAAAAGGCTGTATATGGGTAGGGACTTATTGGAGCGGACTTTTCTGTTTTGATCCAGCCAAACAACGATACACCCCGTTTCCAAGTCATGACAAAACAAATGTAGGTGCGTATAGCATCGACAATGTGAACGACTCCACCCTGGCTGTAGGTAGTAATGCCGGTTTTTACCTGATCAATAAAAACAATAATCAATGGAAAAAGATCGGTAATGCCAATAGTTCAGCCGACGGGTATGTTTATAATGACCATTCGGGTATAATATGGCTTTGCGGTAATGAAGTCCTCACTAAAGTAGATTTTACCCAGTATAAATTTCACTTTATGCCCCTGTCTGTTAAACCGGGCGAGGTAAAGAGCATGTTGCTTCAAGGCACTATGCTTTGGTTAGCAACCAATAATGGTTTATACCGGTTTGACTTAGCCAGAAAGACAGCAAAGCTGTTTCAGCACAGCGGTGACCCAAATTCTATCAGTAGCAACCAGGTTGGCAAAATTTACTTAGATCACGAAGGCACGTTATGGGCTGCAACTGAAAACGGGTTCGACAAATTTAATAGCGGGAACAACCGTTTTATACATCACTCCCACCATTCTGCATTGGGTGCTTTTTTTAATGAAGACGTATTTAGGGACGTTCTGGAAGTAAAACCACATGAATACTGGCTTGCCACAGATGCCGGGCTAAAAATCTTTGACGAGAATAAACAACAGTTTAAACATTATTATAATGACGAAAAGAATCCCGGTTCTATTGCCAGTAACCACGTCTACAATCTTGCAAAAGATAAAAAGGGCAATGTATGGATTGGTACAAGCGGTAACGGGGTAGATCGCTTTGATCCTACAACCGGTATATTTCACCACTATAGTTATAACGATAAGGTACCGGGCAGCCTGAGCAACAACATTGTTCACTGCGTATTTGAGGACAGTAAAAATAATATCTGGGTATGCACGGCCGACGGCCTTAACAGGTACATTCCTGAAAGTGATTCTTTTATTACCTACTCGCGTAAAAACGGGTTCGCAAGTAACGTTTTTAATAATATTGTTGAAGACAATGCCGGAAATTTATGGATTAACTCTGCTATCGGCATATCAAAGTTTACACCTCAAACATCAACGGTTACTAATTTCGACGAGGGCGATGGCGTTTTTTCTCACACCATTATCTGCAAATCAAAAGATGGGCAGATCTATTTAGGTAGTAATGAGGGGATGGTAATTTTCGATCCGGCAAAAATCAATCTGAATACCAACATCCCTAAAATATATTTTACCGATTTTCAGGTATTTAATAAGTCTGTAAAGCCTGGCGACAGTTCTCCGTTAAAAAAGCCAATCGGTGTAGCTGACACGGCATTTCTTACGCACGACCAAAATGTATTTTCTATTGAATTTGTCGCGCTTAATTTTACGCATTCAGAGAAAAATGCTTACCGGTATAAACTGGAAGGTTTTGACCAAAAATGGATCTCAAACAACAACCAACGCAGGGTTACCTATACCAACTTAAACCCAGGCACTTATATTTTTAATGTAGTGGCCAGTAACAATGACGGTGTATGGAACTTGAACCCCAGGCGACTAACCATCATTATATCCCCACCCTGGTACCGCACCTGGTGGGCCTACTCTATTTACGCAATTATACTTGCAGGCCTGATTTATCTGTATCTTTTATATAAAGACCGCCAGGCTAAGTTGAAGTATGAGATACAAATTGCACACTATGAAAGCGAAAAGGAAAAGGAGCTCAGTGAAAGGAAACTTGCTTTTTTTACCAACATTTCGCATGAGTTCAGAACTCCGTTAACATTGATTATCAACCCTGTTAAGGAGCTATTAAGTAATGACAAAAAGGAAATAAACGCCTCTGAACTTAATATTGTTTACAGAAATGCGCGCCGGTTATTAGGTCTGGTAGATCAGCTGCTTCTTTTTAAAAAGGCAGAATCGGCATCAGATCAGCTTAGGATAAGCCAGGTAAACATTGTTGAACTTTGTAATGATGTTTACTTATGCTTTGCACACGAGGCAAAGCGCAAACATATCGAGCTTACGTTTACCACGTCAGCAGATTGTTTAAACATCTTTGCAGACCGTGAAAAAACAGAGATCGTAGTGTTTAATTTGCTCTCAAATGCCATTAAGTTTACTCCTAAACATGGCAAGATCAGTATCCGGGCGGAAGAATCTGAAGAAAGCGTATCTATAACCGTAGAAGACACCGGCCCGGGAATTTCGGCAGACATAGGTGATAAACTTTTCGACCGTTTTTACCAGGTATCAGAACCGTCAGGCGTTTATACTCAGGGGTTTGGTATCGGGTTATATCTGGTCAAAAATTTCATAGAGCGGCAGAAGGGAATGGTAACCTATCATAGCGAGCCCGGAAAAGGAACAACCTTCACCGTTACATTACAAAAAGGGCAATCACATCTGAATGGGCAGCTTATACTTAATCAGCATGCCCCTACATCAGGATTTTTAAAAGAACTGCTCGACAGCGAAATTAATACTGACAACCAAAAGCCAATAAAAAACACGGCTGACGAACCGGCTATTTCTGAGCTGAAGACACTATTGATTATTGACGACAACCAGGATATAAGAGATTATCTGCGCCAGACTTTCCAATCTGAATATCAAGTTCTTGAAGCCTCAAATGGCGAAGATGGAATAAAAAAAGCAAATAAACACTGGCCTGACATTGTTATTTGTGATGTGATGATGGATGGAATAACAGGTATAGAAGTATGCGCTGCACTTAAAGGGAATATGGCGACCGCGCATGTCCCGGTAATTCTTTTAACAGCAAGTGCATCAAACGAAATAAAACTGAAAGGTATTGAGGGCGGTGCGGACGATTATATTAGTAAACCTTTTGATAAAGACATACTGAAAGCAAGAGTTACAGGGCTTCTTAAAAGCAGGAACACCTTACAGCAATATTTTTATAATGAAATTACGCTGAACAATAATCCCCAAAATATCTCTATCGAATACAAACGTTTCCTGGAATCTTGTATACAGATTGTTGAAGAACATATCACAGACCCTGCTTTTAACCTTCAAACATTAGCATCGGAGTTAAACATGTCCTATTCCGGAATCTATAAAAAAATTAAGATGATCTCGGGGCAACCTGCTAACAGCTTCATCAGATCGATCAGGTTACGAAAGGCGGCACAACTTTTTGTACACAGCGACTTAAATATTTATGAAACAGCTTATGCAGTAGGTATAAAAGATATTAAATATTTCAGGGAGCAATTTAAGAAGGTGTTTGACTTAAAGCCATCAGAATACATTAAAAAGTATCGCAAAAACTTTAAAAGTGAGATGGCAAATCATGTGAGTGAAAAGGGAAAAACTAACTCCTAA
- a CDS encoding SusC/RagA family TonB-linked outer membrane protein, giving the protein MKRKLLIPNYFHSRSFRPLLKALALLILPVGASASARGMYTLYSAPVASQIAATNQANITVKGTVTDQSNGQPLVGVSIGIKGTSRGVMTDIKGNFQLNNVPENAVLVLTYVSYEKVEIALNGQTDIQVKLKPSMKTLSDVIVVGYGTQKKENLTGSVGVVNTQDLENRPLTNTSQALQGTVSGVYALQSSGKPGDDNTVIDIRGVGTFGDNSPLVLVDGFPGSIGDVNPNDVQAISVLKDAASSAIYGSRAANGVILITTKRGSAGKVRVNYSGYAGIQSPTRLPKTLNSVQYTTLYNEAAVNTGQAPAYSDATIQKYAAHNDPMYPDINYFKVYYDNAYMQNHRISATGGSDNVNYSFMMGYLDQKGILVATDYKKTDFRLNLDSYHLKDKRLRVSGNISGNLGIKNEPTDLWNAEWYATLAPIHPLQDAAGNWVSVNGERNYYGEIKEGSTNLTKRYNFSGQAEAEYKILPGLSAQLTYGYNVIATNGNAFHANVTLQNQNGTVTQLPSDLNTTSEIDGHSLLTGLLKYNKTFNKHSFNLLGGYSEEEFTYDWQSGYRKNFVNNTQRVLNLGDAATQTNNAGSYDLGLRSFFGRFNYAYDEKYLIEANIRRDGSSRFAQGKQWGTFPSFSAAWVLSKENFMKDLSWLDFAKVRASWGRLGNQNISNYYNGSDILSSGQNYSFGGSLYSGVAITANTNKDLTWETAQQLDLGLDISFHNNIEITADYFDKRTKNLLLTQPIPLTIAQSPPLANAGEVQNKGVELGISYKKAFDNGIRLRTSLNLSHIVNKILSMNVPQQFTSPKAIVVGSAINSFYGYQMTGIYQISDFTWQNNSDPSIPYGSRTYTLKPGVVRVTDYNPQPGDIKYADLNGDGIVDQNHDRKVIGKQFPDLTYAFNFNIAWKNFDLGAFLQGVTGIQGYTYYEIASPFSGFANVGNWWLNRWTPQNPSNTYPRLTLDGVRNNIHSSFYVENASYLRVKNIELGYTLSPKAIKKIGLSSLRIYANVQNAFTFTKFKGFDPEQTTDQTRAEAFPQVRIMTAGVNVNF; this is encoded by the coding sequence ATGAAACGAAAATTACTTATTCCAAATTATTTTCATTCCCGGAGCTTCCGCCCCCTATTGAAAGCTCTGGCATTATTGATACTACCTGTGGGCGCAAGCGCATCAGCCAGGGGTATGTATACGTTATACAGCGCCCCGGTTGCCAGCCAGATTGCTGCTACTAACCAAGCTAATATAACGGTAAAAGGAACAGTAACAGACCAATCAAACGGACAGCCGCTGGTAGGTGTTTCCATCGGCATCAAAGGCACCAGCAGAGGCGTAATGACCGATATAAAGGGCAACTTTCAACTGAACAATGTGCCGGAAAACGCAGTGCTGGTACTAACCTATGTCTCTTACGAAAAAGTTGAAATAGCCCTTAACGGGCAAACAGACATACAGGTAAAACTGAAACCATCAATGAAAACGCTTAGCGATGTAATTGTGGTGGGTTACGGTACACAGAAGAAAGAAAACCTTACCGGTTCAGTAGGTGTCGTGAACACGCAAGACCTTGAAAACCGCCCTTTAACAAATACCAGCCAGGCCCTGCAAGGAACCGTGTCGGGTGTATATGCCCTGCAAAGCTCTGGTAAACCCGGGGATGATAACACAGTGATAGACATTCGTGGTGTAGGAACCTTCGGAGACAATTCACCATTAGTGTTAGTAGATGGCTTTCCGGGTTCGATAGGCGATGTAAACCCAAACGACGTTCAAGCCATTTCAGTATTGAAAGATGCTGCCTCATCTGCAATTTATGGTAGCCGCGCAGCAAACGGTGTCATCCTGATTACTACCAAAAGAGGCTCTGCCGGTAAAGTGCGTGTAAATTACAGCGGATATGCAGGCATTCAAAGCCCAACCAGGTTACCTAAAACACTGAACTCGGTTCAATATACAACGCTTTACAATGAGGCTGCCGTAAACACAGGCCAGGCACCTGCTTACTCCGATGCAACGATACAGAAATACGCTGCCCATAATGATCCGATGTACCCGGATATTAACTATTTTAAGGTGTACTATGATAATGCTTATATGCAAAATCATCGCATCAGCGCCACCGGTGGTAGTGACAATGTGAACTACTCTTTCATGATGGGTTATTTAGACCAAAAAGGTATACTGGTAGCCACTGATTACAAGAAGACCGATTTTCGTCTTAACCTGGACTCTTACCATTTGAAAGATAAAAGACTGCGTGTATCAGGCAATATCTCAGGTAATTTAGGTATCAAAAACGAACCTACCGACCTTTGGAACGCAGAATGGTATGCTACCCTTGCGCCTATCCACCCGCTTCAGGATGCAGCAGGTAACTGGGTATCTGTAAACGGTGAACGGAACTATTATGGCGAGATCAAAGAAGGCAGTACAAACCTGACCAAACGCTACAACTTTAGCGGACAGGCAGAGGCCGAGTATAAAATCCTGCCTGGTTTAAGCGCACAGCTTACCTATGGCTACAATGTGATAGCTACCAATGGAAACGCGTTTCATGCCAATGTAACCCTGCAAAACCAAAACGGAACCGTTACACAACTTCCTTCTGATCTTAACACAACCAGTGAGATTGATGGCCACTCACTGCTTACCGGCTTGTTAAAATATAACAAGACATTTAATAAGCACTCATTCAACTTATTAGGCGGCTACAGTGAAGAAGAGTTTACCTACGACTGGCAAAGTGGTTACCGCAAAAATTTTGTAAACAATACACAACGGGTTTTAAACCTTGGCGATGCGGCTACGCAAACCAATAATGCAGGCAGTTATGATCTTGGGTTACGTTCATTCTTTGGCCGTTTCAATTATGCGTATGATGAAAAATACCTGATTGAAGCCAATATCCGCCGGGATGGTTCTTCCAGATTTGCGCAGGGTAAACAATGGGGCACCTTCCCTTCCTTCTCAGCAGCATGGGTATTATCAAAAGAAAACTTCATGAAAGACCTTAGCTGGCTTGATTTTGCCAAAGTAAGGGCATCATGGGGCCGTTTAGGTAATCAGAATATTAGTAATTATTATAATGGGAGCGATATCCTTAGCTCGGGCCAGAATTATTCATTCGGCGGATCACTTTATTCAGGCGTAGCCATTACAGCAAATACCAATAAAGATTTGACATGGGAAACTGCTCAACAGCTTGACCTGGGCTTGGATATCTCTTTTCATAATAATATTGAGATCACTGCCGATTATTTCGATAAAAGAACTAAAAACCTGTTGCTAACCCAACCCATTCCACTAACCATTGCACAATCACCTCCATTGGCTAACGCAGGTGAAGTTCAAAATAAAGGCGTGGAGCTTGGTATCAGTTATAAAAAAGCGTTTGATAACGGTATCAGGTTGAGAACCTCATTAAACCTTTCGCACATAGTTAACAAGATCTTAAGCATGAATGTGCCGCAGCAATTTACTTCACCAAAAGCTATTGTTGTTGGTTCTGCTATCAACTCCTTCTACGGTTATCAGATGACCGGTATTTACCAGATATCTGACTTTACCTGGCAAAACAACAGTGATCCTTCAATACCATATGGCAGCCGTACTTACACACTTAAACCAGGTGTTGTAAGGGTAACGGATTATAACCCGCAACCCGGTGATATTAAATATGCCGATCTTAACGGTGATGGTATAGTAGATCAAAATCATGACCGTAAGGTTATCGGCAAACAATTCCCTGACCTCACCTATGCCTTTAACTTTAACATAGCATGGAAAAACTTTGACCTGGGTGCCTTTTTACAAGGCGTAACAGGTATACAAGGATATACTTATTATGAGATTGCTTCCCCTTTTAGCGGCTTTGCCAATGTGGGTAATTGGTGGTTAAACCGCTGGACACCTCAAAATCCGTCTAACACCTACCCAAGGTTAACCTTAGATGGTGTAAGAAACAACATCCACTCATCTTTCTATGTAGAGAATGCCTCATACCTGCGTGTAAAGAACATAGAATTAGGATATACACTTAGCCCTAAGGCAATCAAGAAAATCGGATTGTCGTCGCTAAGGATTTATGCCAACGTGCAAAACGCATTCACGTTTACCAAATTCAAAGGCTTCGATCCGGAACAAACTACAGACCAGACAAGAGCCGAGGCTTTCCCTCAGGTACGTATCATGACTGCAGGTGTAAATGTTAATTTCTAA
- a CDS encoding RagB/SusD family nutrient uptake outer membrane protein: MKTIYKLLIAFLVIGLAGCKKDLLDKTPKDRLSPSTFFQNETQVKMALVGIYSALPPNATPGQFFQFDFESDNAYCQDAWQGSKEVGEWQTTSNSWAPYSKWTQDYTIISRANEFLKDVAASSVSATTKSQMSAEAKFLRGYAYADLIAYFGDVPLITTVQSLSDAYVSRSPKATVLAQVITDLTDAAGALPVSYSGTDVGRATKGAALAYKAKVLLYNQKWADAAQAAKDVMDLSAYTLYPDYASMFDEAHENNSEVIFDIQYIPTTQPQPWPSSALSLSVWPTPNVTTDLIDSYYMTNGLPITNPASGYNAQNPYVNRDPRLAASVVLPGSQFGTITYIPANDVVPSGARPRKYAAIGIADPNNCSLNTILMRYADVLLMRAEALIESGNSTPEVYALIDQVRARAKMPTVESVEGTGLSQAQLRAVLRHERRVEFFMEGTRYADMLRWKDQSLVHDAYGYDKSLLTNPASPSTWQFKQVKLETRTFDPNKGWLWPIPQADIDINKKLLPNNPGY; the protein is encoded by the coding sequence ATGAAAACTATATATAAACTCTTAATAGCATTTTTAGTTATCGGCCTTGCAGGTTGCAAGAAAGATCTTCTTGACAAGACGCCCAAAGACCGTCTGTCGCCATCTACATTCTTTCAAAACGAAACACAGGTAAAAATGGCGCTTGTGGGTATTTATAGCGCACTGCCTCCAAACGCTACACCGGGACAATTTTTCCAGTTTGATTTCGAATCAGATAACGCCTATTGTCAGGATGCGTGGCAGGGTTCAAAAGAGGTGGGCGAATGGCAAACTACCAGCAATAGTTGGGCGCCGTACTCCAAATGGACGCAGGATTATACCATTATCTCACGTGCAAACGAATTTTTGAAAGATGTTGCGGCTTCAAGCGTAAGCGCTACCACCAAAAGCCAGATGTCGGCCGAAGCTAAATTTTTACGCGGCTATGCCTATGCAGACCTGATCGCTTACTTTGGAGATGTTCCGCTGATTACAACAGTGCAATCGCTTTCTGATGCTTACGTTTCAAGATCACCAAAGGCAACGGTATTAGCCCAGGTAATTACAGACCTTACAGATGCTGCTGGTGCACTACCTGTTTCTTATTCAGGCACTGATGTTGGCCGTGCAACTAAAGGAGCGGCTTTAGCTTATAAAGCCAAAGTTTTACTTTACAACCAAAAATGGGCTGACGCTGCACAAGCCGCAAAAGATGTGATGGATTTAAGTGCGTACACGTTGTACCCTGATTATGCTTCAATGTTTGACGAAGCACATGAAAACAACAGCGAGGTAATATTTGACATACAATATATACCAACTACGCAACCACAGCCGTGGCCATCATCTGCGTTATCATTAAGCGTTTGGCCTACCCCAAATGTTACCACAGACCTGATTGATTCTTACTATATGACCAATGGCTTGCCAATTACCAACCCGGCTTCGGGTTATAATGCGCAAAACCCTTATGTAAACCGCGATCCAAGGCTGGCAGCTTCGGTAGTTTTACCGGGATCACAATTTGGAACCATTACTTATATCCCTGCTAACGATGTGGTACCTTCTGGCGCACGCCCCCGTAAATATGCTGCAATAGGCATTGCAGACCCTAATAACTGTTCGCTAAACACCATTTTAATGCGCTATGCAGATGTATTATTAATGCGGGCAGAAGCACTGATCGAATCTGGCAACAGCACGCCAGAGGTTTACGCACTGATAGACCAGGTACGTGCAAGAGCAAAAATGCCGACCGTTGAAAGCGTTGAAGGTACGGGCTTAAGCCAGGCGCAATTACGGGCAGTTTTAAGACACGAACGCAGGGTAGAGTTTTTTATGGAAGGTACACGCTATGCAGATATGCTACGCTGGAAAGACCAGTCGTTGGTGCATGATGCGTATGGTTACGATAAATCATTGCTCACTAATCCGGCAAGCCCGTCTACCTGGCAGTTTAAGCAGGTAAAATTGGAGACCAGAACATTCGATCCAAATAAAGGATGGCTGTGGCCTATTCCGCAGGCGGATATTGATATTAACAAAAAGCTATTGCCTAATAATCCGGGTTATTAA
- a CDS encoding RICIN domain-containing protein: MRKYLKLLLIIAGVSILAACKKDAVNSSAATDANKTKKSIGTSSLSTTNTNGFRGINWADPNGNEGDGRVVLPSGMTSSISTTAAAAVATNISNALKNSGGTTIRMPINPWTPQNASYWASYKAAINAIVANGCKVILCYWPVGVHHVPDLTQWNTMWTAVDNVYKNNSSVLYEPINEPVDYSSTDLANLYANFLTTFSPADGKCVLDGTGYATDVTAIGADSRLVNQYLGFHTYWWFWGSYNVWNTYYNTTSTKVGSYASRTIVTEIGVESYRNIGFYWQWDTGVEEDQAFLTGNLAYARDNSMGTIAWSGVNDIDTYRWYVSSTNLTEVSPGAANMFRWSWKLSAAPVWQGPVSDGRYTLKNRASGLMLDNLGNTADGSTVGQYTSSTSNNQKWNISYTAGYYTLSCQTGNGCLDVGSNTANGSSVLHYVISTNNSQRWSIVSTGDGYYKILNLQTGKYLDTGGNTANGSSIQQWPAASSYNQQWQLTKL, from the coding sequence ATGAGAAAATATTTAAAACTTTTACTAATAATCGCCGGTGTATCAATCTTGGCTGCTTGTAAAAAGGATGCCGTTAATTCATCTGCCGCAACAGATGCTAACAAAACTAAGAAGTCGATAGGAACCTCTTCTTTAAGCACTACTAACACTAACGGTTTCAGAGGGATTAACTGGGCTGACCCTAACGGTAATGAAGGCGACGGACGTGTGGTATTACCAAGCGGAATGACAAGTTCTATAAGCACTACCGCAGCAGCGGCTGTAGCCACCAATATTTCCAATGCACTTAAAAACAGCGGCGGTACAACCATACGTATGCCAATTAACCCCTGGACACCGCAAAACGCCAGCTACTGGGCATCTTACAAGGCTGCTATCAACGCTATTGTTGCTAATGGCTGCAAAGTAATTCTGTGCTATTGGCCGGTTGGTGTGCATCATGTGCCCGACCTGACCCAGTGGAATACCATGTGGACAGCTGTCGACAATGTTTACAAAAATAACAGTTCGGTGTTATATGAACCGATCAATGAACCTGTAGATTATTCGAGTACGGATCTGGCTAACTTATACGCAAACTTCCTGACCACCTTTAGCCCGGCAGATGGTAAATGTGTGTTAGATGGTACAGGTTATGCTACCGATGTAACAGCTATTGGGGCCGACTCGCGCCTGGTGAATCAATATCTGGGCTTTCATACTTACTGGTGGTTCTGGGGCTCATACAATGTATGGAATACTTATTATAATACGACTTCGACCAAGGTGGGTTCTTATGCTTCACGTACTATTGTAACCGAAATAGGGGTAGAAAGCTATAGAAACATAGGCTTTTATTGGCAATGGGATACCGGGGTAGAAGAAGACCAGGCTTTTTTAACAGGCAACCTGGCTTATGCAAGGGATAACTCGATGGGTACGATCGCATGGTCTGGTGTTAACGATATTGATACCTATCGCTGGTATGTATCAAGCACCAATCTGACAGAGGTAAGTCCTGGTGCAGCAAATATGTTTAGATGGTCATGGAAATTGTCGGCAGCGCCTGTTTGGCAGGGCCCGGTAAGTGATGGCCGTTATACACTTAAAAACCGTGCATCCGGACTGATGTTGGATAACCTTGGAAATACAGCAGATGGATCTACTGTTGGGCAGTATACAAGCTCAACAAGCAACAACCAAAAATGGAACATCAGTTACACTGCGGGCTACTACACGCTGAGTTGCCAGACAGGTAATGGCTGTTTAGATGTTGGTTCGAATACCGCTAATGGATCAAGCGTATTGCATTATGTTATCAGTACCAATAATTCGCAGCGTTGGTCTATCGTTTCAACCGGCGATGGTTATTATAAGATACTTAACCTTCAAACAGGAAAATACCTTGATACCGGTGGTAATACAGCTAACGGATCATCAATACAACAATGGCCGGCAGCCAGCAGCTATAACCAGCAATGGCAGCTTACCAAGCTTTAA